Proteins from a single region of Bifidobacteriaceae bacterium:
- a CDS encoding flippase-like domain-containing protein encodes MAARGKGKDADRSATRWFRGVEVVDAPAGRVRQSRDLVGIVFACLGLVALLGLSIFAQGTAAGVTEDIRSLAHPVTAILQAIVNVLMNLATLLLPAVVMVTALFRRQLLLVVQGAAGGIGGMALAWLAAWAITATGYKPLIQGMSIITDGRLMVAIAPLASLMAGVLTAMGPRSRRPIMSFSWNVLWVALAAWVLTGGPTLPAAFVTVLVGRLAGLAVRYAIGVATDRATGSALVAGIRGAGLRPVRIVRIRDISDPENPTERLDVRAIRDSTYVPPAPDAVRPPTSTSPVSGAGPAPAVESNRAAKRGGGVRRDSAATPDAKTVKLPLAGAERAADRTGNGRTASAETPPDGKTAAGGAGAGRTAPAAGAGPAGASDSTSRALERQGGNRIYAVYDADGRRYDAIVLDGDRQVLGFLQATWRTLRLRGMDRRSVRSLRQAAERAALLAYAATAAGVRTPKLLGVGEAADSMMLLQSHPTGLRALVDMRPGEVSDAALIDVWRQLDRAHQAGLAHRNITSSSVLFGPDTGDAQQVWLIGWEDGDIASSELARSMDLAQMVAVLSLKVGPERAVAAAAAVLPAATLTAVSGLLQPVVFPSSTREAARAARDVIDATRQELAELTPAEGTAVPFQLVRFGWRSVLVAAMTLVAIWAVVTKFNFDQMVQAVSHANPWWMALSFGLSMVTYVGAAMTLVGFLPVRMSFRKAVLTQVAGSFAAITMPGGVGPIAINMRFLNRQGVKTSLAGATVALSQVALVVSTAVLLVGAALVTGEMGVLSRLPVTGIVAVVCVVAGLGSLLLIPKLRNWIWGRIGSTLAQVWPRLVWVVGRPKRMVFAMLGTFVQFGGYVASFWAALVSFGLTDLSLAAITLVFLIGNAAGSAAPTPGGLGGVEIALTAGLRTVGVATATAASAAVLFRAITYWARVPLGWIAFRHLAKHNDL; translated from the coding sequence GTGGCTGCGCGAGGCAAAGGCAAGGACGCTGACCGCTCGGCCACGCGTTGGTTCCGCGGCGTCGAAGTGGTGGACGCCCCCGCCGGGCGCGTCCGGCAGTCCCGCGACCTGGTCGGAATTGTCTTCGCGTGCCTGGGGTTGGTCGCGCTGCTGGGCCTGTCGATCTTCGCCCAAGGCACCGCCGCCGGGGTGACGGAGGACATCCGCTCACTCGCCCATCCGGTCACCGCGATCTTGCAGGCCATTGTCAACGTGCTGATGAATCTGGCCACGCTCCTGCTGCCCGCCGTGGTCATGGTGACGGCGCTGTTCCGCCGCCAGTTGCTGTTGGTTGTGCAGGGCGCCGCCGGCGGAATTGGCGGGATGGCGTTGGCTTGGCTCGCGGCGTGGGCAATCACCGCGACGGGCTACAAGCCGCTGATCCAAGGCATGTCGATCATCACGGACGGCCGTCTGATGGTGGCGATAGCCCCGCTCGCCTCCTTGATGGCGGGTGTTTTGACGGCCATGGGCCCCAGGTCGCGCCGCCCCATCATGTCCTTCTCATGGAACGTGCTGTGGGTGGCGCTGGCCGCCTGGGTGCTGACCGGCGGCCCGACCTTGCCGGCGGCCTTCGTAACGGTCCTGGTGGGCCGCCTGGCCGGTCTGGCCGTCCGCTACGCCATTGGCGTGGCCACGGACCGCGCGACCGGCTCGGCCCTGGTCGCCGGCATCCGCGGGGCCGGCCTGCGTCCCGTCCGCATTGTCCGCATCCGCGACATCTCCGACCCGGAGAACCCCACCGAGCGTTTGGACGTCCGCGCCATCCGCGATTCCACTTACGTTCCCCCCGCGCCCGATGCCGTCCGCCCCCCCACCAGCACCTCCCCCGTCTCCGGAGCCGGGCCCGCGCCCGCCGTCGAGTCCAACCGGGCCGCCAAGCGCGGGGGCGGCGTCCGGCGGGATTCGGCGGCAACGCCCGACGCGAAGACAGTGAAGCTGCCGCTGGCCGGGGCCGAGCGGGCGGCGGATCGGACGGGAAACGGCCGGACGGCATCGGCGGAAACACCGCCGGACGGCAAGACGGCGGCGGGCGGGGCTGGGGCCGGGCGGACGGCACCGGCGGCGGGGGCCGGGCCTGCGGGCGCGTCGGATTCGACCTCGCGGGCGCTGGAACGCCAAGGCGGCAACCGGATCTACGCCGTTTACGACGCGGACGGGCGGCGTTACGACGCGATTGTGCTGGATGGCGACCGGCAGGTGCTGGGCTTCCTGCAGGCGACCTGGCGGACGCTGCGGCTGCGGGGAATGGACCGGCGGTCTGTGCGTTCGCTGCGTCAGGCGGCGGAACGGGCGGCGCTGCTGGCCTACGCGGCGACGGCGGCGGGCGTGCGGACGCCTAAGCTGCTCGGCGTGGGCGAGGCGGCGGACTCGATGATGCTGCTCCAGAGCCACCCGACCGGGCTGCGGGCGCTGGTCGACATGCGGCCGGGCGAGGTTTCGGACGCGGCTTTGATCGACGTGTGGCGGCAACTTGACCGGGCGCACCAGGCGGGGCTGGCGCACCGTAACATCACGTCCTCTTCGGTGCTGTTCGGGCCTGACACGGGGGACGCCCAACAGGTCTGGCTGATCGGGTGGGAGGACGGCGACATCGCCTCTTCCGAGCTCGCCCGCTCAATGGACCTGGCCCAAATGGTGGCTGTGCTGTCCTTGAAAGTGGGGCCGGAGCGCGCGGTCGCGGCGGCTGCGGCGGTCTTGCCCGCGGCGACTTTGACCGCCGTGTCGGGGCTTTTGCAGCCGGTGGTGTTCCCGTCTTCGACCCGTGAGGCGGCGCGGGCCGCCCGTGACGTGATCGACGCGACCCGGCAGGAATTGGCGGAGTTGACTCCGGCCGAAGGCACCGCCGTGCCTTTCCAACTGGTCCGGTTCGGCTGGCGATCCGTGCTGGTCGCGGCCATGACCTTGGTGGCGATCTGGGCTGTGGTCACCAAGTTCAACTTCGATCAAATGGTGCAGGCGGTCAGCCACGCCAACCCCTGGTGGATGGCTCTCTCCTTCGGGCTGTCAATGGTGACCTATGTGGGCGCCGCCATGACGCTGGTCGGCTTCCTGCCCGTCCGGATGTCGTTCCGCAAGGCGGTGCTGACCCAGGTGGCCGGGTCGTTCGCCGCCATCACCATGCCCGGCGGGGTCGGCCCGATCGCCATCAACATGCGGTTCCTCAACCGGCAAGGCGTGAAGACCTCGCTGGCCGGGGCGACGGTGGCCCTGAGCCAGGTGGCGCTGGTCGTCTCGACCGCCGTGTTGCTGGTGGGGGCCGCTCTTGTGACCGGCGAGATGGGCGTCCTGTCCAGACTGCCGGTGACCGGGATTGTGGCCGTGGTGTGCGTTGTGGCCGGGCTTGGCTCGCTGTTGCTGATCCCGAAGCTGCGGAACTGGATCTGGGGCCGGATCGGTTCGACTTTGGCGCAGGTTTGGCCGCGCCTGGTTTGGGTGGTGGGCCGCCCCAAGCGCATGGTTTTCGCCATGCTGGGAACGTTTGTCCAGTTCGGGGGCTATGTGGCGTCATTTTGGGCGGCTCTGGTGTCCTTCGGCCTGACGGACCTGTCGCTGGCCGCGATCACTTTGGTCTTCTTAATTGGCAACGCGGCGGGGTCTGCGGCGCCCACGCCCGGCGGCCTGGGCGGGGTCGAGATCGCTTTGACGGCGGGCCTGCGCACCGTGGGGGTCGCCACCGCCACCGCCGCCTCGGCCGCCGTCCTGTTCCGGGCCATCACTTACTGGGCGCGCGTTCCGCTCGGCTGGATCGCGTTCCGCCATTTGGCCAAACATAATGATCTCTAG
- a CDS encoding CPBP family intramembrane metalloprotease — MATTPSPASVDTGRRRVRAEVWIVLGLSLGQSAVYAILRLVDRLTEAVPLAEQTAALNTSDSPKPWLDLLYQLAGIGFGVLPAVLALYLLAGGLSQDRAGAGHWPGPRRIGLTLGRPLRDLGWGAALAGGIGLPGIAFYLLGRQLGLTVHVSTASLGQYWWTVPVLILAAAQNGVIEEVVAVGYLGERLTELGWRPWAWIAGSALLRGSYHLYQGFGPFLGNVAMGVVFAWFYQRRRRVMPLVVAHTLIDVVAFIGPSLVDPSWLT; from the coding sequence ATGGCCACCACACCGAGCCCCGCGTCCGTTGACACGGGCCGGCGGCGCGTGCGCGCCGAAGTGTGGATTGTGCTGGGGCTGTCGCTGGGGCAGTCCGCCGTTTACGCCATCCTGCGCCTGGTGGACCGGCTGACCGAGGCGGTGCCATTGGCGGAGCAGACCGCCGCCCTGAACACCTCCGACTCCCCCAAGCCCTGGCTCGACCTCCTTTACCAACTCGCCGGCATCGGCTTCGGCGTGCTCCCGGCGGTCCTGGCGCTGTACCTGCTCGCCGGCGGGCTGAGCCAAGACCGCGCCGGAGCCGGCCACTGGCCAGGCCCCCGGCGAATCGGGCTGACGCTGGGCCGACCACTGCGGGACTTGGGCTGGGGCGCGGCGCTGGCGGGCGGCATCGGGCTCCCGGGCATTGCCTTTTACCTCCTTGGACGCCAACTGGGCTTGACCGTCCACGTTTCCACCGCCTCCTTGGGCCAGTACTGGTGGACCGTTCCCGTGCTGATCCTCGCCGCCGCCCAAAACGGGGTCATCGAAGAGGTCGTCGCCGTGGGCTACCTGGGCGAACGCCTCACCGAACTCGGTTGGAGGCCGTGGGCGTGGATCGCCGGGTCGGCCCTGCTGCGCGGCTCCTACCACCTCTATCAGGGCTTTGGCCCGTTCCTCGGCAACGTCGCCATGGGGGTGGTCTTCGCCTGGTTCTATCAGCGCCGGCGGCGGGTCATGCCGCTGGTGGTGGCCCACACCTTGATCGACGTGGTGGCGTTCATAGGGCCCAGCCTGGTCGATCCGTCCTGGCTGACTTGA
- a CDS encoding NADH:flavin oxidoreductase/NADH oxidase → MSKLFSPIAIGPVTARNRLWVSPMCQYSSETKDGRVHPWHIAHYGALAQGRPGLIALEATGVVPEGRITPWDLGLWDDAQIGGLAGIADFIKAQGVVPAIQLGHAGRKGSTSQMWAGSTPLPVAEGGYQTFAPSPIAFGEMPVPQELTTGQIADLVEAFAAAGARAAKAGFDVIEIHGAHGYLLHQFMSPLSNHRADQYGGSLENRLRFPLAVVAAAREAIGADRALFMRISATDWAEGGWDLEQSVELARQAKALGLDHIDVSTGGLVPDAKIPVGPGYQAPFAEAIRGRTGLSANTVAVIETPVQAEALIADGAADAVMLGRPFLRDPHTAVKWATELGLEPAAWSPPQYATAGWTRYYAPK, encoded by the coding sequence GTGAGCAAACTCTTCAGCCCAATCGCCATTGGCCCGGTCACCGCCCGCAACCGGCTGTGGGTCTCGCCGATGTGCCAGTATTCGTCGGAGACAAAAGACGGCCGGGTCCACCCTTGGCACATCGCACATTACGGCGCGCTGGCCCAAGGGCGGCCGGGCCTGATCGCGTTGGAGGCGACCGGCGTTGTCCCCGAGGGGCGGATAACGCCTTGGGACCTGGGCTTGTGGGATGACGCCCAGATTGGCGGCCTGGCCGGAATAGCCGATTTCATCAAGGCCCAGGGTGTGGTCCCCGCCATTCAACTGGGCCACGCGGGGCGGAAGGGCTCCACCAGCCAAATGTGGGCGGGCAGCACCCCGCTGCCGGTCGCCGAAGGCGGCTACCAGACGTTTGCTCCTTCCCCCATCGCCTTCGGCGAAATGCCCGTCCCCCAAGAACTCACAACGGGGCAGATCGCGGACCTGGTCGAGGCCTTCGCCGCGGCCGGCGCCCGCGCCGCCAAAGCCGGTTTCGACGTCATCGAAATCCACGGCGCGCACGGCTACCTGCTGCACCAGTTCATGTCGCCCCTGTCGAACCACCGGGCGGACCAATACGGCGGTTCGCTGGAAAACCGCCTCCGCTTCCCGCTCGCGGTGGTGGCGGCGGCAAGGGAGGCGATCGGCGCGGACCGGGCCCTGTTCATGCGCATCTCCGCGACCGACTGGGCCGAGGGCGGCTGGGACCTGGAACAGTCCGTCGAATTGGCGCGCCAGGCCAAAGCGTTGGGGCTGGACCACATCGACGTCTCGACCGGTGGCCTGGTCCCGGACGCGAAGATCCCGGTGGGGCCCGGCTACCAGGCCCCGTTCGCGGAGGCGATCCGCGGGCGCACGGGCCTGAGCGCGAACACGGTGGCGGTCATCGAAACGCCCGTGCAGGCGGAGGCCTTGATCGCAGATGGCGCTGCCGATGCCGTCATGCTGGGCCGCCCCTTCCTCCGCGACCCGCACACGGCCGTCAAGTGGGCCACCGAACTGGGCCTGGAGCCGGCCGCCTGGTCCCCGCCCCAATACGCCACGGCAGGCTGGACCCGCTACTACGCCCCCAAGTAA
- a CDS encoding antibiotic biosynthesis monooxygenase, with product MAEPVVVVATFFPREGMHDSVHAVIKAAQTDVYQEPGCLLYSLHEAPDRFVLIEKWSSVDALNTHGEGKALGKLTKALEPLLAKQVEITELQPVKDASSHPASQVKGADA from the coding sequence ATGGCCGAACCCGTGGTGGTTGTCGCCACCTTTTTCCCGCGCGAAGGCATGCATGACTCGGTCCACGCCGTGATCAAAGCCGCCCAGACCGACGTCTACCAGGAGCCGGGCTGCCTGCTCTATTCGCTGCACGAGGCCCCCGACCGATTCGTCTTGATCGAGAAATGGTCCTCGGTCGACGCGCTCAACACGCACGGCGAGGGCAAGGCCTTGGGCAAGCTGACCAAGGCCTTGGAGCCGCTCTTGGCCAAACAGGTCGAGATCACGGAGCTGCAGCCCGTCAAGGACGCGTCGTCCCACCCGGCCTCCCAGGTCAAAGGCGCCGACGCCTAG
- a CDS encoding heavy metal translocating P-type ATPase, translating into MSPDVEAPRLDGSGPVAYDFAIGGMTCASCAARIEKKVGKLPGATVSVNLPLETAHVTGPDTLTTSAIIAAVESAGYTARLLRPATRSRPAAPGGRDQTASAVGSAVPGPAGERLERERTAPSARPPAPLPGPHADRSWARPMPSPTPGASAGATDGMEPAASLEPADPMGQMNAMEVETPPGKDREQMLRSRLVVGAILAAPVLALSMIPAIQFPGWQWVVAPLATVVAVWCAWPFHAAAWRAARHLSSTMDTLVSLGVLVSTLWSWWALALGGAGAIGMRMEFTLFPSQAVGRHGMPELYFESAAVITVFLLAGKLMEFNSKKRAGDALRHLLDMGAKEVTLVEGPPGDRTERTAPIGELRIGELFRVRPGEKIATDGVVMEGDSAVDTSLLTGEPVPVDVHPGDQVTGATVNASGSLIVRATAVGEETRLAAIGRLVAAAQTGKAPVQRLADRISSWFVPAVLVLALGTLIAWLAAGAGPQAAFMSASAVLIIACPCALGLATPTAILVGTGRGARLGVLIKGPQVLESTRRITAIVLDKTGTVTQGKMALVEVLTPRVDGRAAARPTALAVAGAVEAASEHPIAVAVAAGARKAGTLPKLNGFASKPGGGASGRVRLAGAEEALAAVGKPSYLISLGLAVPAEIAEAYEAAAESGGTAVMVGWAGRARAVLLLRDEPKPDAGDGIGQLRALAVTPWLVTGDSRGAALVAAKAVGIAAANVRAQVLPADKVRVVRELQASGQVVAMVGDGVNDAAAIAAADLGLAMGSGTDVANNAADITLMRNRVTAVPEAIRLSRATLRVIKQNLFWAFAYNVAMLPLAMLGWASPMLAGAAMALSSVIVVTNSLRLARFGDVAV; encoded by the coding sequence ATGAGCCCCGACGTCGAGGCGCCCCGACTCGACGGTTCCGGCCCCGTCGCCTATGACTTCGCGATTGGCGGCATGACTTGCGCCTCCTGCGCCGCCCGCATTGAGAAGAAGGTCGGCAAGCTGCCCGGCGCGACCGTCAGCGTCAACCTGCCGCTTGAGACCGCGCACGTTACCGGCCCCGACACGCTGACGACCAGCGCGATCATCGCGGCCGTCGAATCCGCCGGCTACACGGCCCGCCTGCTGCGCCCCGCGACCCGCTCCCGACCGGCGGCTCCGGGCGGGCGCGACCAGACGGCATCGGCGGTCGGCTCGGCGGTGCCCGGCCCAGCAGGCGAACGGTTGGAACGGGAGCGCACGGCACCGTCCGCGCGGCCCCCGGCACCGTTGCCGGGTCCGCACGCCGACCGGTCTTGGGCGCGGCCGATGCCGTCCCCGACGCCGGGAGCGTCCGCCGGCGCCACGGACGGCATGGAGCCGGCCGCCTCGCTGGAGCCGGCAGACCCGATGGGCCAAATGAACGCTATGGAAGTCGAAACGCCTCCCGGCAAGGACCGCGAGCAGATGTTGCGGAGCCGGTTGGTGGTGGGAGCGATCCTGGCGGCGCCCGTGCTGGCGTTGTCCATGATCCCGGCCATCCAGTTTCCGGGCTGGCAGTGGGTGGTGGCGCCGCTGGCCACGGTCGTGGCGGTCTGGTGCGCCTGGCCGTTCCACGCGGCGGCTTGGCGGGCCGCGCGGCATTTGAGCTCCACCATGGACACACTGGTGTCGCTGGGCGTGCTGGTCTCCACCTTGTGGTCTTGGTGGGCGCTGGCCTTGGGCGGCGCGGGCGCGATCGGCATGCGCATGGAGTTCACGCTGTTCCCCTCCCAGGCGGTGGGACGCCACGGCATGCCGGAGCTGTACTTTGAATCGGCCGCCGTGATCACGGTGTTTCTGCTGGCCGGGAAGCTGATGGAGTTCAACTCGAAGAAGCGGGCCGGGGACGCCCTGCGCCACCTGCTGGACATGGGCGCCAAGGAGGTGACGCTGGTCGAAGGCCCGCCGGGCGACCGCACGGAGCGGACCGCGCCGATCGGCGAGTTGCGGATCGGGGAGCTGTTCAGGGTTCGTCCGGGCGAGAAGATCGCCACGGACGGGGTCGTGATGGAGGGCGACTCGGCGGTGGACACCTCGCTGTTGACCGGTGAACCCGTGCCGGTGGACGTGCATCCCGGCGACCAGGTCACGGGGGCCACCGTCAACGCGTCGGGGTCCTTGATCGTGCGGGCGACGGCCGTGGGCGAAGAGACCCGGCTGGCCGCGATCGGCCGCCTTGTGGCGGCGGCGCAAACCGGCAAAGCCCCGGTCCAGCGGTTGGCGGACCGCATCTCCAGTTGGTTCGTGCCGGCGGTGCTGGTGTTGGCGCTGGGCACGCTGATCGCCTGGTTGGCGGCGGGCGCGGGGCCGCAGGCGGCCTTCATGTCCGCGTCCGCGGTCCTGATCATCGCCTGCCCGTGCGCGCTGGGGCTGGCGACCCCGACCGCGATCCTGGTGGGCACCGGACGCGGCGCGCGTCTGGGCGTTTTGATCAAAGGCCCCCAGGTGCTCGAATCGACGCGCCGCATCACGGCCATCGTGCTGGACAAAACGGGCACCGTGACCCAGGGCAAGATGGCGTTGGTCGAGGTGCTGACGCCGCGCGTGGACGGGCGGGCGGCGGCCAGGCCCACGGCCCTGGCGGTGGCGGGCGCGGTCGAAGCCGCCTCGGAGCATCCGATCGCGGTCGCCGTGGCGGCCGGGGCGCGCAAGGCCGGGACCCTGCCCAAATTGAACGGCTTCGCCTCGAAACCCGGCGGGGGCGCCTCAGGGCGGGTGCGCCTGGCCGGCGCGGAAGAGGCGCTGGCGGCCGTCGGCAAACCGTCATACCTGATCAGTCTGGGCCTCGCGGTGCCCGCCGAGATCGCGGAGGCCTATGAGGCCGCCGCCGAATCGGGCGGCACCGCCGTCATGGTGGGTTGGGCCGGGCGGGCGCGGGCGGTCCTGCTCCTGCGTGACGAGCCGAAGCCGGACGCTGGGGACGGCATCGGGCAATTGCGGGCGTTGGCCGTGACGCCGTGGCTGGTGACGGGCGACTCGCGGGGCGCCGCGTTGGTGGCGGCGAAGGCGGTCGGGATAGCGGCGGCGAACGTGCGGGCCCAGGTGCTGCCGGCCGACAAGGTCAGGGTGGTGCGGGAACTGCAAGCGTCCGGCCAGGTGGTCGCCATGGTGGGGGACGGCGTGAACGACGCGGCCGCGATCGCGGCGGCTGACCTGGGGTTGGCCATGGGCTCCGGGACGGATGTGGCCAACAACGCGGCCGACATCACGCTGATGCGCAACCGGGTGACCGCGGTGCCGGAGGCCATCCGGCTGTCGCGCGCCACGCTGCGCGTGATCAAACAGAACCTGTTCTGGGCCTTCGCGTACAACGTGGCCATGCTGCCGCTGGCGATGCTCGGCTGGGCCAGCCCCATGCTGGCGGGCGCCGCCATGGCGCTGAGCTCCGTGATCGTGGTGACGAACTCGCTCCGCCTGGCGCGTTTCGGCGACGTGGCAGTGTGA
- a CDS encoding cation transporter, giving the protein MTVTTYKVEGMTCEHCVKAVKEEVGALPGVTGVEVDLAPSATSTLSVTSAAPLDHAAVAAAVDEAGYQLVP; this is encoded by the coding sequence ATGACCGTCACCACCTACAAGGTCGAGGGTATGACCTGCGAGCATTGCGTCAAGGCAGTCAAAGAAGAGGTCGGCGCGCTGCCCGGGGTCACCGGCGTTGAAGTCGACCTGGCGCCCAGCGCGACCTCGACCCTGTCCGTCACCTCGGCCGCCCCTTTGGACCATGCCGCCGTCGCCGCCGCCGTCGACGAGGCCGGTTATCAGCTGGTCCCATGA
- the purB gene encoding adenylosuccinate lyase, translating to MSFAALEPRLTLSPLDGRYAGATAPLLDYFSEAALNRARLLVEVEWFIYLLDQQVLPGAPSLSEADRDYLRSLPKNFGPGEIAELAGIERQTVHDVKAVEYFLQRRLADAAAVLGPDTVLTPALNPVIHFALTSEDVNSLSYAWVIQGGVEDVWVPAARALVTDLSLLALEHAGLAMLARTHGQPATPTTLGKELAVTVTRLRRQLGRIENAEYLGKLNGASGTFGAHTAAVPDADWPRISREFVEDRLGLTWNPLTTQIESHDWQAELYSDLARFGRIAHNLATDMWTYISLGYFAQARGQGTVGSSTMPHKVNPIRFENAEANLEISGALFDTLAATLVTSRLQRDLTDSTTQRNIGVAMGHSLLAIDNLRRGLDGLDVNPEPIAADLAANPEVLAEPIQSAMRAAAIAGVPGMDDPYERLKELTRGRRVSLDEIGEFVAGLGLPPDVTLRLRELSPATYTGLAEELVGEYL from the coding sequence ATCTCCTTTGCCGCGCTTGAGCCCCGCCTGACTCTCAGCCCCCTGGACGGGCGCTACGCCGGGGCCACCGCCCCGCTGCTCGACTACTTCTCCGAGGCGGCGCTCAACCGGGCCCGGCTCCTGGTCGAGGTGGAGTGGTTCATCTATTTGCTGGACCAGCAGGTGCTTCCCGGCGCCCCCAGCCTTAGCGAAGCCGACCGCGATTACCTGCGGAGCCTGCCCAAGAACTTCGGTCCCGGGGAGATCGCGGAACTCGCCGGGATTGAGCGGCAAACGGTCCATGACGTCAAGGCGGTCGAGTACTTCCTGCAGCGCCGCCTGGCGGACGCGGCCGCAGTGTTGGGCCCGGACACGGTCCTCACGCCAGCTTTGAACCCGGTCATTCATTTTGCGCTCACCAGCGAAGACGTCAACTCGTTGAGCTACGCCTGGGTTATCCAAGGCGGTGTGGAGGACGTGTGGGTGCCAGCCGCCCGCGCGCTGGTCACGGACCTGAGCCTGCTGGCTCTTGAGCATGCCGGGCTGGCCATGCTGGCGCGCACGCATGGGCAGCCGGCCACGCCGACCACGCTGGGCAAGGAGTTGGCCGTCACCGTGACGCGGCTGCGCCGCCAGTTGGGGCGGATCGAGAACGCGGAGTACCTGGGCAAGCTGAACGGCGCCAGCGGCACCTTTGGCGCCCACACGGCCGCCGTCCCGGACGCCGACTGGCCAAGAATCAGCCGCGAGTTCGTGGAGGACCGCCTGGGCCTCACCTGGAATCCGCTGACCACGCAAATCGAGTCCCACGATTGGCAGGCCGAGCTGTATTCCGACCTGGCCCGTTTTGGGCGGATCGCCCACAATCTGGCCACCGACATGTGGACGTACATTTCGCTGGGTTATTTCGCGCAGGCGCGCGGCCAGGGCACGGTCGGATCCTCGACCATGCCCCACAAGGTCAACCCGATCCGGTTTGAGAACGCCGAGGCGAACCTGGAAATCTCGGGCGCGCTGTTCGACACGTTGGCCGCCACGTTGGTGACCTCCCGCCTGCAGCGCGACCTGACCGATTCGACCACGCAGCGGAACATTGGGGTGGCGATGGGCCATTCACTGCTGGCGATCGACAACCTCCGCAGGGGCCTGGACGGGCTGGACGTGAACCCGGAGCCGATCGCGGCCGACTTGGCCGCAAATCCGGAGGTCCTGGCCGAACCGATCCAGTCCGCCATGCGGGCGGCCGCGATAGCCGGCGTGCCGGGAATGGACGACCCGTACGAGCGGTTGAAAGAACTGACCCGCGGGCGCCGTGTGTCGCTGGATGAGATCGGCGAGTTCGTGGCCGGCCTTGGCCTGCCGCCGGATGTGACACTGCGTTTGCGGGAGCTCAGCCCGGCGACTTACACGGGCTTGGCTGAGGAACTGGTCGGGGAATACCTTTGA
- a CDS encoding DUF4175 domain-containing protein yields MTNPSDQPQYQSQPQNYSPPPPAPPAAPSAPPAQPQPQGSYPPPAYQQTGPQPYAPYAPQPRQSTSLAGGVWGILLLAVGGALTAIGLIALIVALIVDYPQKSAVVYDAFLLPGLLLSGTFLALQAWATVAGKDK; encoded by the coding sequence ATGACCAATCCTTCGGACCAGCCCCAGTATCAATCCCAACCGCAGAACTATTCGCCGCCGCCCCCGGCTCCTCCGGCGGCGCCTTCCGCGCCGCCGGCCCAACCGCAGCCGCAGGGCTCATACCCGCCACCGGCGTACCAGCAAACAGGGCCGCAGCCTTACGCGCCATACGCGCCCCAGCCCCGGCAGTCCACCAGTTTGGCGGGCGGCGTCTGGGGAATCCTGCTCCTGGCGGTTGGCGGCGCCTTGACCGCTATCGGCCTGATCGCGCTGATCGTGGCGCTGATAGTGGACTACCCGCAGAAGTCCGCCGTGGTGTATGACGCCTTTTTGCTCCCCGGTCTGCTCCTGAGCGGCACGTTCCTGGCCCTGCAGGCTTGGGCCACCGTGGCGGGCAAGGACAAGTAG
- a CDS encoding fructosamine kinase family protein encodes MPRTFKKTYRRGQPGSPKLEALALGWLGEAPGGVRTPQVKSFSDSHLELEYLPTVPPADGAAEAFGRALARTHAAGAPHFGAAPPGWAGPGGIGLAPLSFTAKGGLTWGEFYASERVAPYARAAERLGALPPGGLAVFGQLGERLAGGVLDAPQPGLLEPAAAARVHGDLWTGNIIWTDPFSRAGGPWTGAAVVDPAAHGGHAETDLAMLALFGLAGLATVLDAYNEVSPLADGWRERVGLHQLFPLLVHATLFGGSYGPRAVDRAREYL; translated from the coding sequence GTGCCGCGCACCTTCAAGAAGACCTACCGCCGTGGCCAGCCCGGTTCGCCCAAGCTTGAGGCGTTGGCACTGGGTTGGCTCGGCGAGGCGCCCGGCGGTGTGCGCACGCCCCAAGTCAAATCGTTCAGCGACAGCCACCTCGAGTTGGAGTATCTGCCGACGGTGCCCCCGGCGGACGGCGCCGCGGAGGCGTTCGGCCGCGCCCTGGCCCGGACCCATGCGGCCGGGGCACCCCACTTCGGGGCCGCGCCGCCGGGCTGGGCCGGTCCCGGCGGCATTGGACTGGCACCTTTGTCGTTCACCGCCAAAGGCGGCCTGACATGGGGCGAGTTCTACGCTTCAGAGCGGGTGGCGCCTTACGCGCGCGCGGCGGAACGCCTTGGCGCGCTGCCGCCGGGCGGACTCGCCGTGTTCGGGCAACTGGGCGAGCGACTGGCCGGCGGCGTCTTGGACGCCCCTCAGCCGGGTCTCCTAGAGCCGGCGGCGGCGGCACGGGTGCACGGGGACCTGTGGACGGGCAACATCATTTGGACCGATCCGTTCTCACGCGCCGGGGGGCCCTGGACGGGCGCCGCGGTGGTGGATCCGGCCGCGCACGGCGGCCATGCCGAAACCGACCTGGCCATGCTGGCGCTGTTCGGGCTGGCCGGCCTGGCCACGGTGCTAGACGCCTACAACGAGGTCTCGCCGCTGGCGGACGGCTGGCGCGAAAGGGTTGGGCTGCATCAGCTTTTCCCGTTGCTGGTGCACGCGACGCTCTTCGGAGGCTCGTACGGGCCAAGGGCGGTCGACCGCGCCCGCGAGTATCTTTGA